The window tatgggatgatcaactgtgatggacttggctcttttcaaaaatgtggtgactcaaggcaattccaaaagacttgtgatagaaagaaccatctgcatccagagagaaaactatggagactgaatttgaatcaaaggataatattttcacctttgttttttgttgtttatttgctgttttttttccttctttttcatttttttccccatttgcagcatgacaaatatggaaatatatttagaagaattgcatgcacatgtttaaactatatagaattgcttactgtcttgaagaaggggcagggaggaagagagggaaaaaaatttggaatacaaggttttacaaaggtgaatgttgaaaactatctttgcatatatttggaaaaataaaacgttattaaaataataataattgaaaataagAGTAGAGTtagtaaacatttagaaaaagaagtagtgatcacaaaacaaaaaacaaactcagttttctcaagaaCAAGTTATGCCAGatgaatctcatttctttttttggcagTTACAAAGCTGGTCAGTCATGGGCTATATTATAGTTGACCTAGAATTCagcaatatacttttaaaaaatctcttttaccATCCTTTTGAATGAAATGGAGAGATATGGATTAGATAACATTACAATTAGGTGAAATCGAATTATTGAATGTCAAGATCCAAAGGATAGTCGATTAAAATGTCAGCTTCCAGTAGAATATCTAGTTTAGTGACTCAGGGACCTATCTTTGAATctttataattacatttatatttattactatgttacatataatttattagttatattttatatttattaatcatatttatatagcatatattcatatataatatgagTTAAGTTCATCATATTAGTTATAGTTATTATTTCCATAATACTTATTTGtagtgttctggttagctttctggaggtctcaggacCAGCCATAGTTTCaacagaataatcaccacaagaatagtcaggaataaagtccaaaatctttattttctccttcagtctcccaatCTTTGTCAGCAGTCTCAGCCAATCAACcagtcagcagtctgcacatccaaatgtaatgtcctgctttctagagcccccaagttgggttGACAAAACGTACCATTActttctagagcctccacaccggggtgattaaaatatagtATTCAGACTGGCTCTCTGGAGGACCAAgtcctgagtccttggtctttagtggagaagtgataaaGCCAGGAGAGCCATCAGGATGGTatctgtcttgaagtctccctctggctgagtttgtccccagtttatatgctctattacaattacaattacaattacaattacaattacaattacagaatactgagtataaaccaatcattatattactagggaACCATtctttgttgtaagattaaatcaatcatattgaactagagaactcacatgctaaactagataaccattagttcctgccctttacactTACTAGTGATAAACAGATAAAAACATAGGTAGCATGGTTATCAAATTTGCAGCATTGAgagaagaattggacacaaaacTAGGTGGAGAAGCTAACATATTAGATCAGCACCAGGACTCAAAACGTCTTAACAGGTTAGAAATTTGGGCTCAgtctaataaaatgaaacttaATATGAATAAGGGCAATGTTCTATGcatgaattaaaaaatagaatatgtttTGGATGAGACTGGCATGGTGAGAAATTAGTTTATGTGAAAGAAATTGGAATGTTTCAGGTGACTTGTAATCAGTATGAATCAAGAGTTTTGATCTGGGGACCCCTCCCCGCCAGACCCCAACAAATACTATCCTGGGCCCCATTAAGAAAGCTATAGTGTTTAGAACAACAAAGGAAATAACTACATCTACAATGTTACATCACTATTTTGTGATACATCACATCTTGTTATATCAGATCTTGAATGTTGTGTTCAGATCTGGATGACAACTTTGAGGAAAGAAATTGAGAAGTTATGTCCAGAAACAGTCACCAGGATGCTAAAAGGACTGGAGAACTTGCCACAGGGggattaattgaaagaaatgggGATGTTTCAACTAGAGAAGACTTTGAAGGGACATACTATCTATTATAGATTTAAAGGGCTTTCATGTGGAATAGATTACACTTGTTCTATTTCTCCTAAGAAAGCTGAGCAAGTATTATATGTAAGCTTCAAAGAATCTTAATGGAAGGAAAACTTCCCTAACAATTAGAGCCAAAGCAGTGATCTGACTATAGCTATGGGCAGCCATGTGATACAGTGGACAGAGAGCCAGCCCTAAAGGGAGGAagattcactttcctcatttctttaggcaaatcacttaacctagtttgtttgcctcagttttctcatctgcaaaataaactggagaaggaaatgtctttgtcaagaaaatcccaaatgggattaagAAGACTTGGACACTGCTGtagcaagtgaacaacaaaatctTACACTTAGAATGTTTCCTTCAGGTAAAATCAAGGACCTCTTTGACAAAGACAACATTACTGATTCCACAGTCCTGGTGCTGGTGAATGCTGTCTACTATaaggccaaatgggaaaaaagtttTGACCATGAAAAAACAGAAGATTCACCTTTTTGGCTAAACAAGGTAGTAACCTCTAAATAAATGTTCCACTAAAGACaccagtcatttaaaaaaattattttatattattatttttgagaatATTATTAAATAGATACAACACAGAGTGATGGATAAAGAGTCTACCTCAAAACCAGGAAAAAGCAATCAGGTTTTACCTCTTGTACAGactagtggtgtgaccctggtcatgtcacttaacttcttagttCTTCTGGGTCAAAGATATCAAACTCATAACTAGGGAATGCAAGTAGGACCAGAAGcagatttaaatgtaattgggaaatgttggGGGCGTGGAGGGaggaaatttcaaaataaataatgttaatttgtagcTTTCTTAGTCAATAAGCAGTCAAGgacttcatttctatttgaggtTGACACCCCTTCCCCAGGTAACTttctaaaaatgtaaattgtaaaGACAGTGCTAACCtgctctgagaaagaaaaattccttatctgggagttttcaaagtcaatgaaatcacagattctgtTCCAATCCCTATTTGCCCAAAGCAGCCATGAGCAAGACTGAATGTCTGTGAGAAAGGGTAGTAGTTTTCCCTTAACCTTTCTTGCCTTTATTGACAGAATGAACAGAAAAGTGTGAAGATGATGAGACAGcagaatacatttaaaattgGTTATATTGAAGAATTAAAGACTCAGATTCTTGAGATGAAGTATATCAAGGGAAAACTCAGCATGTTTGTGCTGCTTCCTGAGGACTTCACTGGAATGGAAgaagtaaattattattttttatttctctgctgGGAACTACCTAAACCAATGAAATATTAAGTGAACAAATTAACTAAATATAGATTCTGATAAACAAGGGAGTTTCAGAGATGGAACAACTAAGATAGTAAATAGTCTTGTGTCCATGCCATAAGAGTATTGAAATTGGGGGTCTTaccctggagaaaagaagactcagGGAGGGACATCATGGTAGATGTATTCAAGAATGTGAAAGATTGTCATGTGGAAaaggattaaatttgttcttcttGGCTCTAAAGGGAAGAACCAATAGTAATGAGTGGGAATTGAAAAGAAACTAATTTagctttatataaagaaaaacgaatgaacaattagaattgtaaaaGTGGAATGGAATGATTCCTTGTAGGTCTTGAAGCAGAGATGGGATAACCACTTATCAGGGACATGCAATGGGTACACATCAGATTAGAAGGTCCCAGAGGTACCTTCTTGAAGGAGATGAGGTGaaatctttcaagacagttgtgaaaattaagtaaggcttcatctacttcagagtttgaataggcctgaaggactttgaagattgagtcaagggcatacttaagtcctcttcctgctatcctcccatgacatcattttctccctatttcagtcaaatatgggcaactatgtacttattggtcaagttcaaattcttgggtagttcccgcattttagaatataagatctttgagGATTTTATGATCCTCATATTAGAATGTGTTCTTGGATGAGGATGAGGGTCAATAGTGGGAAGGTGTATTTGCATTAAGGATTAAAAGTGTTAACCCTGCCCCAGaagtgcttcctcccttccactGTCTGCTGGACTGGTGGGATGCCCTTCTCACAAGAAAGTATAATaatctttgctttgcttctagagatctctccagctttttttattaaatggtgacccctcatcatttctgaaccacacattCTTActccaaaattctgtgattctgtgaattgCACATTTAGAAAAGATACTTGATGACTTTACTTCTGAAGTCCAATTGTACTTCAGCTATCAGAAACACTTAACAAATCATTCATCAATTAAACAGATATTTATTCTTAAATATCTATCCAACAAATTCTTGCTTTCATGAATAAGGATCTATTCAAactaaatggatttttctttttctcttcataatCAAAGGGAAAATTAATACCGTCTCAAATCTTACCTCTTTCTATTAAAAATCAAGGGAAAGTGGACATAGAATATGGAAAGGGCCTAGACCTTTTTCTCAGAGAAATATGCTTCACTTTCAGCATTAGACTTTCCAGACTCATCTGTCTGGGGTATATGAGGTATAGGAAGCTGCTTGGAATCCTGGGGATAGATTGTTCAAAAAATTAAACTCCAAAGAGATAGTTAAAGGATCAGGTTGTATGTCACTCTTCCAATTGAGGACAGAAGTGTTTAAGATagctttttaaatcaataaagaaCTAACCtggaagaatttaaaatcaaaaatgCTGGGGAAAAACTCTTGTAGTGTTCAGCAGCTATGGATAGTGAGTTAATTTTTGGAAAGAAACTTCTCATTACTAacactaattatttatttttttatcctggtAGCTTGAAAAGAATATGACTCatgaaaaaataacagaatggaCCAGTCCTACTATTATGTATGATGAAATGGTAGACATCTCCTTTCCTCAGTTCACCATGGAAAGCAACTTGGATCTCAGTGCTATTCTCCAAAAAATGGGGATCACAGATGTCTTTGAGGAAGCCAAATGTGATCTTACAGGAATGTCTTCAAGCCCTAATCTGTATTTGTCAAAAGCTGTCCACAAGACATTTCTAGAGGTTAATGAGGATGGTACCCAAGCAGCAGCTGCCACAGGAACCGTGGTCGCTACAAGGTCTGTGTCACCTTATGTGACATTTAATGCCAATcacccatttttgtttttcatcagagaaaacaaaacaaacaccatCCTTTTCTATGGCAAAGTCTACTCTCCTTGAGAATGGATCTATTTTCCTCTGCTTCATGGGATAGCAAGAAAACGGTATAACATGCGTATTAGGGACCAGTATTAGAATTTGTCAGTAATTTGTCCAATCCCATCAGCTCTAACTCCCAGCTATTAACCAACGTCACTTCCGGTTTCTCTTCTGGGGGTTCATGAAACACGATAgccaataaatttctttctttcttgacagTTCACCTGCCAGCTCCTAGGTCCACTTATCTTCATTGACTTCCCCACTCCAAGATTTCCACATTAACAAAGttcagaaaaatgtttattttctttcttattttgtttttctgtgtaaCTAATGAAACAAGTGAATGTACTCAGAAAAGGAACAGGTTCTATTAGAtaacaatttaagaaaaacagAAGTCTTGGAATTATAGttaaatgaaaaatgcttttcataagtcactgtgtcagacactatgccaATTCCATTCAATATAcatttaagtgtctactacaGAAAGTACTGCAGTCCAGACAAACCCTAAAGTGCGAAAAACAAAACTAGATACATCTAGATTAACACTTACTAAAAGTTGAAAATCAGATTAGATTTATCCTTTCCTTAGTGAACAGGAATATGCTAAATATGCATTCCTTTCAGAGACAAGGAAGATGACATTTCTCAGAATCTGAGTCATAGAAAAATCATGTTTTGTCCACTATAAATGCTGAGAAATAAAACTCACATTTATAGGGAGAGGGATTAGTTAACCTTTCTGATGTCTTCCTTGTTAACATATCATCTGtactgattttaaaatgttcctttAAACAAAGATGGTTTGCTAATTAAAATGTCCAAATCATGTTGccaagtaataaaaaaaaattgttttttattgagCAAAACAAGAAAGATGTGAAGTATAATCCACATAAGCTTTGACTATGTTATTTAAATGGTTAATGtagaaaggaatgaaataaacatttattaaatgtctatgtgCTTAGCATTGTgataagttctttacaaatattaatctaatttaatcctcataataaatttgggagatagatgctattatgacCCCCATTTactgctgaggaaattggggcatagattaagtgacttgcccagagtcaaacatcaagatataaaagaagggtataaaaaaattctagttttggaattattgaattcaattcatgGTGTCCCAGAGAAGCTGTGATGGCTGTTGTTAcattgatggagagagccatctgcatccagagagaggactgtagtcATTGAGTGTGGATCCCAATATAGTATTttagcttttgttgttgtttgtttgcattgttttctttctcatttttttttcctttttgatttgacttttcgtGTGCAGCATGATTATTATGGACGTAtttatagaggaattgcacaagtttaacatatattggattacttgccacctagaggagagggtggaagaaaaaagaaaaaaattggaacacaagggtttgcaaaaaaactatgcatatgttttgaaaaaaaaacttaaaaagttgTTGAATTGTCAAAGATTCAAAGATAGATTTCAAATGAGAATATTCATTTATACattatgggaaaaaatatagactttctgactgatatcaagaaaaataaatggagtcTCTCCTTGAAGAGTAGACTATACAGTAAGTGTAGATCATTATCACATCTCTCCAAAGTAGTCTTCTGTTGTCTAGCTCAAATAGCTACAATTCCTAGGAATGGTGGCAGGGGTAGACACTAGATCATTGTTTGGGTTCTGATGACTCAGAGTTAGTGTAAATAGCCATAGTTTCTATTTCATCCAAAAACCTTGAGGGTCTTTCTTTCCCATATtgatcttcctcctcctcctcttttttttttttttttttttttgacgaggtaaaagagaccattctttgcctcatttcttacctaatcttagtcactgaatgggtattgcctcagacaaacagatctaggaaagactttagtttaaaaaggccaaggtcttccactgcattCAGCTCATCTCCAGTTTTCTGGATTTTTCTGGACTGGAGGAGTGAGACTGGAGACTTTGCATAGcactgtctcacttaaatccacttgCCTTCCTGATGTAGTTGATactcttaaaaaacaacaaacttgTTGGATGGAATCGGGAGGTGGAGAAGGgcaaacaagcatttttaaacttCCTGctatgtactaagcactttgctaagcattttacaaaaatctattttgttcttCACAATACTGAGATGAGTGTTATTCttttacaatttaggaaactgaggtgtaCAGTATTTTGGTGACtttattgtaatgccaaagaaactgagcaagacagagattagagaccaattcaataatttattaaatggagagaaatactgggatccatgttgatcccacgGCTAGCCCccagtattgggacagcaagccttttatggaataacaagaacaatgacataatgaatggagggacctaggtggggataatcTAGGAtaaggaggttactgatattctaatgacattaaggaatgtctataaaacctttatctcaaccattaagaggggatggttataacctaaggcagaattacgaaataggacaattggaggaactggtcaccccattaaaagggaactttggcataacagcATAGGGTCTGACAGGTAGAAGGGCCCGAGACTGGATTACGAATTCAAATTTCTCCCTGCTCTGAGTCACTTTATGGCCTCAGACTTCAAACAGCTATGCATTCCAAGCTCTTAGTTTGCTCGCTTCTATATCTTCTCTAGTTTATTAATATCCTTCCTAAACATGCCGTCAAAACGAAATATAATGCTCTGGGTATCGGGTCTGGCCAGAGTAAATAAAGTGCATCACGTACTGTGGACTTAATGCAAGTGTTCTTCATACTGAATTTTAGTCCATTAAAAgcctcagagtttttttttttcttggggaggaggggagctgCCATTATCTGTAAATGAGTTTTTAAACATAAAGATTTTTCACTTATGTGGctccattaaatttcatcttttaaactGACCCAATTCATTTAATACCTTTTTGGACTTTTACTGTTAaagttttgcttattttgtggACAAGGGGCAGTGGCAGGCTGGACTCGGGAATCCGGGCCATCTCCATTTGAATCTTATCTTCAAAATCTGTGTGatcctgcgcaagtcacttaacccctcagtTTGCCTATCTCGGAAGGAGGCGACTCCTTAGCCCGACACCAGGAAGTCAATCAGAAGCTGATTATTTAGCTACTAGCAGTGTTTATTATTGATAAAACCGCAGCAGCCCTGCCAGCACAGTCCCTCCCCCCCTAAGGGAAGT of the Sarcophilus harrisii chromosome 1, mSarHar1.11, whole genome shotgun sequence genome contains:
- the SERPINB12 gene encoding serpin B12 — translated: MDSLVTANTNFCLDLFQELNKGDEPANIFVCPLSISVAFGMISLGAKGCTADQINEVLHFNEVSQNKSTEPETSSKGKSQEDQGDQQKTSEPPNTQNTTSLSNGYKDSDSYFGNLLKKLDRIKCDYTLSIANRLYGEQEFPICPAYSDNVMEFYHTTIESVDFRKDTEKSRQQINFWVECQTQGKIKDLFDKDNITDSTVLVLVNAVYYKAKWEKSFDHEKTEDSPFWLNKNEQKSVKMMRQQNTFKIGYIEELKTQILEMKYIKGKLSMFVLLPEDFTGMEELEKNMTHEKITEWTSPTIMYDEMVDISFPQFTMESNLDLSAILQKMGITDVFEEAKCDLTGMSSSPNLYLSKAVHKTFLEVNEDGTQAAAATGTVVATRSVSPYVTFNANHPFLFFIRENKTNTILFYGKVYSP